A window from Candidatus Methylomirabilota bacterium encodes these proteins:
- a CDS encoding amidase, protein MATSEDLCWMPASEMAPAIKRRKLSPVEVMKAVLARIERLNPTLNAYVTLTADQAMKDARAAERAVMKKGARLGALHGVPFSTKDLVITKGVRTTFGTRLFADNVPTEDAPMVERMRAAGAIQLGKTNTPMMGWIGATHNLLFGVTRNPWNLDRTPGGSSGGASAAVAAGLGPLAIGTDGGGSIRIPSSLAGIYGIKPTFGLIPVYPFSAAWGLSHIGPMTRTVADAALMMNACAGPDARDPLSLPGPSADYVKALAGGVKGLRVAWTADLGFAKAVDPEVKAVCERAARRFRDLGCRVEAIEPKWPSPHAAWRTMFIGGIAARLGPALRDRRDDIDPGLVALADETGGWTPTHYVQAWFDRLAWEEHPRRLFERYDLLLTPTIACPPFKVGLDAPAAIADTPTGIYDWIPFTYPFNLTGHPGASVPCGFTRDRLPIGLQILGRRFEDATVLRASAAFERLAPWAQERPAAI, encoded by the coding sequence ATGGCGACATCCGAAGACCTCTGCTGGATGCCCGCGTCCGAGATGGCCCCGGCCATCAAGCGCCGCAAGCTCTCCCCGGTCGAGGTGATGAAGGCGGTGCTCGCCCGGATCGAGCGGCTCAACCCGACGCTCAACGCCTACGTGACCCTGACCGCGGACCAGGCGATGAAGGACGCGCGCGCGGCCGAGCGGGCGGTGATGAAGAAGGGGGCCCGCCTCGGGGCGCTGCACGGCGTGCCGTTCTCGACCAAGGATCTCGTGATCACGAAGGGAGTTCGCACCACGTTCGGGACGCGGCTCTTCGCCGACAACGTGCCAACCGAGGACGCGCCGATGGTGGAGCGGATGCGCGCGGCCGGCGCGATCCAGCTCGGCAAGACCAACACCCCGATGATGGGCTGGATCGGTGCGACGCACAACCTGCTGTTCGGCGTCACCCGCAACCCGTGGAACCTGGATCGGACCCCGGGCGGCTCGAGCGGCGGCGCCAGCGCGGCGGTGGCCGCCGGTCTCGGCCCCCTCGCCATCGGCACCGACGGCGGCGGCTCCATCCGGATCCCGTCGTCGCTGGCCGGCATCTACGGCATCAAGCCCACCTTCGGGCTGATCCCGGTCTATCCCTTCAGCGCGGCCTGGGGCCTTTCCCACATCGGCCCGATGACGCGGACGGTGGCGGACGCGGCCTTGATGATGAACGCGTGCGCGGGGCCGGACGCACGCGATCCGCTCTCGCTGCCCGGGCCGAGCGCGGACTACGTGAAGGCGCTGGCGGGCGGAGTGAAGGGGCTGCGGGTCGCCTGGACCGCCGACCTGGGTTTCGCCAAGGCGGTGGACCCGGAGGTGAAGGCGGTCTGCGAGCGGGCGGCGCGGCGCTTCCGCGACCTGGGCTGCCGGGTCGAGGCGATCGAGCCGAAGTGGCCGAGCCCGCACGCGGCGTGGCGCACCATGTTCATCGGCGGCATCGCGGCCCGGCTCGGGCCGGCGCTGCGCGATCGGCGGGACGACATCGATCCCGGCCTCGTCGCGCTGGCCGACGAGACCGGAGGCTGGACCCCGACCCACTACGTGCAGGCCTGGTTCGACCGCCTGGCCTGGGAGGAGCACCCGCGTCGTCTCTTCGAGCGGTACGACCTGCTGCTCACGCCCACCATCGCGTGCCCCCCCTTCAAGGTCGGCCTCGACGCGCCCGCGGCGATCGCGGACACGCCCACCGGGATCTACGACTGGATCCCGTTCACCTATCCCTTCAACCTGACCGGCCACCCGGGCGCGTCGGTGCCCTGCGGCTTCACCCGGGACCGGCTGCCCATCGGGTTGCAGATCCTCGGCCGCCGCTTCGAGGACGCGACGGTGCTGCGCGCGTCGGCAGCCTTCGAGCGCCTCGCCCCCTGGGCGCAGGAGCGGCCGGCCGCGATCTAG
- a CDS encoding ABC transporter permease encodes MATRPLGVEVPGVAMALRRPGAWTILVRFCRKKPLGAIGGLIMVVMFLTAVFANQLATHDPIATDAGQSLARPGPDHWLGSDHLGRDIYSRIVHGARVSLIVGLASTLLGSVLGGVIGLLSGYIGGNTDLITQRVMDILQGLPLLVLALVMSASLGPSIPNVVVAISIPIIPRAARVIRASVLSIREMQYVEAARAVGLRHLRIAFRHVLPNTIGPFIVLCTAQLGSAILVEAALSFLGLGVPEPYPSWGRMLSVSAAEYAQKAPWLVMFPGLAISLAVFGSNLLGDALRDTLDPRLRGA; translated from the coding sequence ATGGCCACTAGGCCGCTGGGGGTGGAGGTGCCGGGCGTGGCCATGGCGCTGCGCCGGCCCGGGGCCTGGACCATACTGGTCCGCTTCTGCCGGAAGAAGCCGCTGGGGGCGATCGGCGGGCTGATCATGGTCGTGATGTTCCTGACCGCGGTGTTCGCCAACCAGCTCGCGACCCACGATCCCATCGCCACCGACGCGGGGCAGAGCCTGGCCCGCCCCGGGCCCGACCACTGGCTCGGCTCCGACCACCTGGGCCGCGACATCTACTCGCGCATCGTCCACGGCGCGCGAGTCTCGCTGATCGTCGGCCTCGCCTCCACGCTGCTGGGCTCGGTGCTCGGGGGAGTCATCGGGCTCCTGTCCGGCTACATCGGCGGCAACACCGATCTGATCACCCAGCGCGTCATGGATATCCTCCAGGGACTGCCGCTCCTCGTACTCGCCCTGGTCATGTCGGCCTCGCTGGGGCCGTCCATCCCCAACGTGGTGGTGGCGATCTCGATCCCGATCATCCCGCGCGCGGCGCGGGTCATCCGAGCGAGCGTGCTGTCCATCCGCGAGATGCAGTACGTGGAGGCCGCGCGTGCGGTCGGCCTCCGCCATCTCCGCATCGCCTTCCGCCACGTGCTGCCCAACACCATCGGGCCCTTCATCGTGCTGTGCACCGCGCAGCTCGGCAGCGCCATCCTGGTGGAGGCCGCGCTGTCCTTCCTGGGCCTCGGCGTGCCCGAGCCCTACCCCTCGTGGGGCCGGATGCTCTCGGTGTCCGCGGCCGAGTACGCGCAGAAGGCGCCCTGGCTGGTGATGTTCCCGGGCCTGGCCATCAGCCTCGCCGTCTTCGGCTCCAACCTGCTCGGCGATGCGCTTCGCGACACGCTCGACCCGCGCCTTCGCGGCGCCTGA
- a CDS encoding M48 family metallopeptidase: MLRRPLVMVLALGGLALVPAACETVPYTGRSQLQLVSPDEEAKMGVQSYQEIVSKAAISTDQPATAMVQRVGSRIAAVTDLKYPWEFKLIADDKQANAFALPGGKVAVYTGILPITRDDAGLAAVLGHEIGHVVARHGGERLSQQMGVQTATQLAAGMASSNPATVQLVAAALGAGAQYGVLLPWSRQQESEADHIGVLLMAKAGYDPHAAIDLWQRMQAASTGQRPSEWMSTHPSEATRIQQLEGWMPEAMKYYQPAR; encoded by the coding sequence GTGCTGCGTCGGCCTCTCGTCATGGTGCTCGCTCTCGGCGGCCTCGCCCTCGTGCCCGCGGCCTGCGAGACCGTCCCGTACACCGGCCGCAGCCAGCTCCAGCTGGTCTCCCCCGACGAGGAAGCCAAGATGGGCGTGCAGTCCTACCAGGAGATCGTGAGCAAGGCCGCCATCTCCACCGACCAGCCGGCCACCGCGATGGTCCAGCGCGTCGGCAGCCGCATCGCGGCGGTGACCGATCTCAAGTACCCGTGGGAGTTCAAGCTCATCGCCGACGACAAGCAGGCCAATGCCTTCGCGCTGCCCGGCGGCAAGGTGGCTGTCTACACCGGGATCCTGCCCATCACCCGCGACGACGCCGGGCTGGCCGCGGTGCTCGGGCACGAGATCGGCCACGTGGTGGCCCGCCACGGCGGGGAGCGCCTGAGCCAGCAGATGGGCGTGCAGACGGCGACCCAGCTCGCCGCTGGCATGGCCAGCAGCAACCCGGCCACCGTGCAGCTCGTGGCGGCGGCGCTGGGGGCGGGCGCCCAGTACGGCGTGCTCCTGCCCTGGAGCCGCCAGCAGGAATCGGAAGCCGACCACATCGGAGTCCTCCTGATGGCCAAGGCCGGCTACGACCCCCACGCGGCCATCGACCTGTGGCAGCGCATGCAGGCTGCCTCGACGGGCCAGCGGCCGTCCGAATGGATGTCGACGCACCCCTCCGAGGCCACCCGGATCCAGCAGCTCGAGGGCTGGATGCCGGAGGCCATGAAGTACTACCAGCCGGCCCGCTAG
- a CDS encoding sigma 54-interacting transcriptional regulator yields MDPTVELLGQSEAIEATRETIRRFLRRQQTTRRLPAVLIHGETGTGKNLVSRFLHRHGPRARGPFVDVNCAAIPETLLESELFGYERGAFTDARRAKAGLFQTAHLGTIFLDEVGLLPEALQAKLLTVLEERTVRRLGGTHAEPADAWVISATNSDLQEAIRERRFREDLYHRLAVLTLRMPSLHERGTDVLLLAEHFLTRMCADYSLGPKTLAADARDRLMAYRWPGNVRELSNVIERAALLAEGTTVTADDLALGTEPERRATADAAPGAAGPTPAAPVSLDDAMREHLRAALQTTGWNISRTAAALGISRNTLRARIDRLGLREGAPADPPVRRAPVTPSASRPAPPPAAAVEPVPTTSPAAALGVVRWERRRVTMLRAQLVVSPEADEELLDTSRGLEMLVSKVQAFSGHVEGLSQIGLDASFGTDAVEDAPRRAANAALAMLKAAEHAREERPGLPPLKIALHTGSYMLGQISGEPHLDQAGRQAAAAVLEALLRGSDPYSAVVSADTAPFLERRFALAPIGSASPGAGQPYRLAGREGSGLGLWGHLTRFVGRGHELDLLRARFALAQRGHGQVVGLVGEPGVGKSRLLWEFTHSELGRPWLLLDAAAGTAGPPRAYLPIVEMLRRYFQLEGAEPPAQVRDRVSDRVRELDENLLPSLPPLLTLLDVPVTDSQWVGLDPPQRRRRTLDALKRLILRESRRQPVLLVLEDAHWVDTETQAVLDALVDGGLPTADLLLLLTYRPEYSHAWGSKTFFTQIRVDPLSSGDAESLLRGLLGEHPSVAPVLPRLFEWTEGNPFFLEESVRALRETGALSGDRGDYRLTRPVTGIQVPATVEEVLATRITRLAEEQRRLLQCAAVIGKDVPYPILAAIADRPEDVLAEDLRQLQAAEFLYENQSLPDPGFTFKHTLTHEVAYDSVARGQRALHARILEAMESLYASGHGEHADRMAQHAFRGQVWPKAVRYMRQAGARAFSHSANRAAAACYEQALEALRQMEDSRENQELTVDLHFDLRNALTPLGEVETTLEHLRLAQAGAERIGDRARLGRAYSFAANALHLNGDQPGAIRWGTAAIAIATELDDFALRTASAMYIGRAHHALGAYDEAIGALTEVVESLQGDRAREHLGLPVLPSVFALALLVTCLAEVGRFAEAFAQAERAVVLAGAVAHPDTLVWAYRGLGQAHLLCGDATLAAPAFGKALALCRSNDLEAYLPAVAAGVGLAYVMTGRAAEGLPLIEHAVDEAMGRKQISNRAPLMVQLAEAYLVAGRLEHARQRAADALDLARRHGQRGSEAYALCIAAEASMEAAEGQLRAEVGFREAAALADALGMRPLRGRCDLEMGRLAERRGLGAAARDPIEAAAALFRELGMLVWLRRAEDSRAALG; encoded by the coding sequence ATGGATCCGACGGTCGAGCTGCTCGGCCAGAGCGAGGCGATCGAGGCGACCCGCGAGACGATCCGCCGCTTCCTGCGGCGGCAGCAGACCACGCGGCGATTGCCGGCCGTCCTGATCCACGGCGAGACCGGCACCGGCAAGAACCTGGTCTCCCGGTTCCTCCATCGTCACGGCCCCCGCGCCCGCGGGCCCTTCGTCGACGTCAACTGCGCGGCCATCCCGGAGACCCTGCTGGAGTCCGAGCTGTTCGGCTACGAGCGGGGCGCGTTCACGGATGCACGTCGGGCGAAGGCGGGTCTCTTCCAGACCGCGCACCTGGGCACGATCTTCCTGGACGAGGTCGGGCTTCTGCCCGAGGCCCTGCAGGCCAAGCTGCTGACCGTCCTCGAGGAGCGCACGGTGCGCCGGCTGGGCGGCACCCACGCGGAGCCGGCCGACGCCTGGGTCATCAGCGCGACGAACTCGGATCTCCAGGAGGCCATCCGGGAACGGCGGTTCCGCGAGGACCTCTACCACCGGCTCGCGGTCCTCACCCTGCGCATGCCGTCGCTGCACGAGCGCGGCACCGACGTGCTGCTGCTCGCCGAGCACTTCCTCACCCGCATGTGCGCGGACTACTCGCTCGGGCCCAAGACGCTGGCCGCCGACGCGCGCGACCGGTTGATGGCCTACCGGTGGCCGGGCAACGTTCGTGAGCTCTCCAACGTGATCGAGCGCGCCGCCCTCCTCGCCGAGGGCACGACGGTCACCGCCGACGACCTCGCCCTGGGCACCGAGCCGGAGCGCCGCGCGACGGCCGACGCGGCACCCGGCGCCGCCGGCCCGACCCCGGCCGCACCGGTGTCCCTGGACGATGCGATGCGGGAACACCTGCGCGCCGCGCTGCAGACCACCGGCTGGAACATCTCGCGGACGGCGGCCGCGCTCGGCATCTCGCGCAACACCCTGCGTGCGCGGATCGACCGGCTGGGCCTGCGCGAGGGCGCGCCCGCGGATCCGCCCGTCCGCCGGGCCCCGGTCACCCCGAGCGCGAGCCGGCCCGCCCCGCCGCCGGCCGCGGCGGTAGAGCCGGTGCCGACGACCTCGCCGGCGGCTGCGCTGGGCGTCGTGCGCTGGGAGCGGCGCCGCGTGACCATGCTGCGGGCCCAGCTGGTGGTCTCGCCCGAGGCGGACGAGGAGCTGCTCGACACGAGCCGCGGGCTCGAGATGCTGGTGAGCAAGGTGCAGGCGTTCAGCGGTCACGTCGAGGGCCTGAGCCAGATCGGGCTCGACGCCTCCTTCGGCACCGACGCGGTCGAGGACGCACCCCGTCGCGCCGCGAACGCCGCGCTCGCGATGCTGAAAGCGGCGGAGCACGCGCGCGAGGAGCGGCCGGGGCTCCCTCCGCTGAAGATCGCGCTGCACACCGGCTCGTACATGCTGGGCCAGATCAGCGGGGAGCCGCATCTCGACCAGGCGGGCCGGCAGGCCGCGGCGGCGGTGCTCGAGGCGCTGCTGCGCGGCAGCGATCCCTACTCCGCGGTGGTGAGCGCCGATACCGCCCCGTTCCTCGAGCGGCGCTTCGCGCTGGCCCCGATCGGCAGCGCGAGCCCGGGGGCCGGCCAGCCGTACCGGCTCGCCGGCCGCGAAGGCAGCGGCCTCGGCCTCTGGGGCCATCTCACGCGCTTCGTCGGCCGCGGCCACGAGCTGGACCTGCTGCGCGCCCGCTTCGCGCTGGCCCAGCGAGGGCACGGCCAGGTGGTGGGGCTGGTCGGCGAGCCCGGGGTCGGCAAGTCGCGCCTGCTCTGGGAGTTCACCCACTCCGAGCTGGGCCGGCCCTGGCTGCTGCTCGACGCGGCGGCGGGCACGGCCGGGCCTCCCCGAGCGTACCTGCCGATCGTGGAGATGCTCCGGCGGTACTTCCAGCTCGAGGGCGCCGAGCCGCCCGCGCAGGTGCGCGACCGCGTCTCGGATCGCGTGCGCGAGCTCGACGAAAATCTGCTGCCGAGCCTGCCGCCCCTGCTCACGCTGCTGGACGTCCCGGTGACCGACAGCCAGTGGGTGGGCCTCGACCCGCCCCAGCGACGGCGGCGCACGCTGGACGCGCTGAAGCGGCTGATCCTACGGGAGAGTCGGCGCCAGCCCGTGCTGCTCGTGCTGGAGGACGCGCATTGGGTGGACACCGAGACCCAGGCGGTGCTCGACGCGCTGGTGGACGGGGGACTGCCGACCGCGGACCTGCTCCTGCTTCTCACCTATCGTCCGGAGTATTCCCACGCCTGGGGAAGCAAGACGTTCTTCACCCAGATCCGCGTCGATCCCCTGTCGAGCGGCGACGCGGAGAGCCTGCTGCGCGGCCTGCTCGGCGAGCACCCATCGGTCGCGCCGGTGCTGCCCCGGCTCTTCGAGTGGACCGAGGGCAACCCGTTCTTCCTCGAGGAGAGCGTGCGGGCGCTCCGGGAGACCGGCGCGCTGAGTGGTGACCGCGGGGACTATCGCCTCACCCGGCCGGTCACCGGCATCCAGGTCCCGGCCACCGTCGAGGAGGTGCTGGCCACCCGCATCACCCGGCTGGCCGAGGAGCAGCGCCGCCTCCTGCAGTGCGCCGCGGTCATCGGCAAGGACGTGCCCTACCCGATCCTGGCCGCCATCGCCGACCGGCCCGAGGACGTCCTCGCCGAGGATCTGCGCCAGCTGCAGGCCGCCGAGTTCCTGTACGAGAACCAGTCGCTGCCCGATCCGGGCTTCACGTTCAAGCACACGCTGACCCACGAGGTCGCCTACGACAGCGTGGCCCGAGGCCAGCGCGCGCTGCACGCGCGCATCCTGGAGGCGATGGAGTCGCTCTACGCGAGCGGGCACGGCGAGCACGCCGACCGCATGGCCCAGCACGCCTTCCGCGGCCAGGTCTGGCCCAAGGCGGTGCGCTACATGCGCCAGGCGGGCGCCCGCGCCTTCTCGCACTCGGCGAACCGCGCGGCGGCGGCCTGCTACGAGCAGGCGCTCGAGGCCCTGCGCCAGATGGAGGATTCGCGCGAGAACCAGGAGCTGACCGTCGACCTCCACTTCGATCTGCGCAACGCGCTGACCCCTCTCGGCGAGGTGGAGACCACGCTGGAGCACCTGCGGCTGGCCCAGGCGGGCGCCGAGCGGATCGGCGACCGCGCCCGGCTCGGCCGCGCGTACTCGTTCGCGGCGAACGCGCTGCACCTCAACGGCGACCAGCCGGGCGCGATCCGCTGGGGCACCGCCGCGATCGCGATCGCGACCGAGCTGGACGACTTCGCCCTGCGGACCGCGAGCGCGATGTACATCGGGCGCGCGCATCACGCCCTCGGGGCCTACGACGAGGCCATCGGCGCGCTCACCGAGGTGGTCGAGTCGCTGCAGGGCGACCGGGCCCGTGAGCACCTGGGGCTGCCGGTGCTGCCCTCCGTCTTCGCGCTCGCGCTTCTGGTCACCTGTCTGGCCGAGGTCGGGCGCTTCGCGGAGGCCTTCGCCCAGGCGGAGCGCGCGGTGGTGCTGGCCGGCGCGGTGGCCCATCCCGATACGCTGGTGTGGGCCTACCGCGGGCTCGGTCAGGCCCACCTGCTCTGCGGCGACGCCACCCTCGCCGCGCCCGCCTTCGGCAAGGCGCTGGCCCTCTGCCGCAGCAACGACCTGGAGGCCTACCTCCCCGCGGTGGCCGCCGGCGTGGGCCTCGCCTACGTCATGACCGGCCGCGCCGCGGAAGGGCTGCCGCTCATCGAGCACGCGGTGGACGAGGCGATGGGGCGCAAGCAGATCAGCAACCGGGCGCCTCTCATGGTGCAGCTGGCCGAGGCCTATCTGGTCGCGGGCCGGCTCGAGCACGCGCGGCAGCGGGCGGCCGACGCCCTCGACCTGGCCCGCCGGCACGGCCAGCGCGGGTCGGAGGCCTACGCGCTGTGCATCGCGGCCGAGGCGTCGATGGAGGCCGCCGAGGGACAGCTGCGGGCCGAGGTCGGATTCCGCGAAGCGGCCGCCCTGGCCGACGCGCTCGGCATGCGGCCGCTGCGCGGCCGCTGCGACCTCGAAATGGGGCGCCTCGCGGAGCGGCGGGGGCTCGGTGCGGCGGCGCGCGACCCGATCGAGGCCGCGGCCGCCCTGTTCCGTGAGCTTGGCATGCTGGTGTGGCTGCGGCGCGCGGAGGACTCGCGCGCCGCCCTGGGCTAG
- a CDS encoding ABC transporter substrate-binding protein, whose translation MRRSRRIVVTLSLVSIAILVAVTPAPAQTPKYGGHLNLMQREDLPQGFAVHETSTIATSFPSMPCFNNLVVFDQTKRAETVDNLVGELAEKWSWQDNYRNLVFLLRKNVKWHDGQPFSSKDVKFTFDMLREAPDAPAKLRINPRKDWYSNVEAVEAPDANTVVFRLKRPQPGLLVMLASGYTPIYAAHVNPASYRTGCIGTGPFKMKEWRKGEFVDYVKNPDYFMKGRPYLDSLRYVVIKERGTRTAALQAGQLDVSFPGETTKTAAEQLKKAVPGLVIMPVGTAVNDNVIINTKKPPFDNPKLRLAVSYAIDRRALITAVHQGGAVPGASQPPRPYGVWGLLEKDLLSLPGYGKPQDMKAQARKLLAEAGITAQNPLRVEMSTRAIAMYVDLASFVINELKQVAIEATLKQVETAQWHPMATRGEFQIGANLTGLGVDEPDANFNENYACGSPRNYSQYCSEEVMKLIEQQSQELNPQKRMQLVSTLQKKVEADAARPVLDWRLDYFTMWPYVKGLVPQDNIYNFGRMADVWRDK comes from the coding sequence ATGAGGCGTTCCCGCCGGATCGTCGTCACGCTATCGCTTGTCTCGATCGCCATCCTCGTCGCGGTCACCCCGGCCCCGGCCCAGACTCCGAAGTACGGCGGTCACCTGAACCTGATGCAGCGCGAGGATCTCCCGCAGGGCTTCGCGGTCCACGAAACGTCCACCATCGCGACGTCGTTCCCCTCGATGCCCTGCTTCAACAACCTGGTCGTCTTCGACCAGACCAAGCGGGCCGAGACCGTCGACAACCTGGTGGGCGAGCTGGCCGAGAAGTGGTCGTGGCAGGACAACTACCGCAACCTCGTCTTCCTCCTCCGCAAGAACGTCAAGTGGCACGACGGCCAGCCCTTCTCGTCGAAGGACGTGAAGTTCACCTTCGACATGCTGCGCGAGGCGCCGGACGCGCCGGCCAAGCTCCGCATCAATCCGCGCAAGGATTGGTACAGCAACGTGGAGGCGGTCGAGGCGCCCGACGCGAACACGGTGGTCTTCCGCCTCAAGCGGCCGCAGCCGGGGTTGCTGGTCATGCTGGCCTCCGGCTACACCCCGATCTACGCGGCGCACGTCAATCCGGCGAGCTACCGGACCGGCTGCATCGGGACCGGTCCGTTCAAGATGAAGGAGTGGCGGAAGGGCGAGTTCGTGGACTACGTGAAGAACCCGGACTACTTCATGAAGGGCCGGCCCTACCTGGACAGCCTGCGGTACGTGGTGATCAAGGAGCGGGGCACGCGCACCGCCGCGCTGCAGGCGGGGCAGCTCGACGTGTCGTTCCCGGGCGAGACCACCAAGACCGCGGCCGAGCAGCTGAAGAAAGCGGTGCCCGGCCTCGTGATCATGCCGGTGGGCACCGCGGTCAACGACAACGTCATCATCAACACCAAGAAGCCGCCCTTCGACAACCCGAAGCTGCGGCTCGCCGTCTCCTACGCCATCGATCGCCGCGCCCTGATCACCGCCGTCCACCAGGGCGGCGCGGTGCCCGGCGCCTCGCAGCCGCCCAGGCCCTACGGGGTGTGGGGCCTGCTCGAGAAGGACCTGCTCTCGCTGCCCGGCTACGGCAAGCCGCAGGACATGAAGGCGCAGGCCCGCAAGCTCCTGGCCGAAGCGGGCATCACCGCGCAGAACCCGCTGCGCGTCGAGATGAGCACCCGCGCCATCGCGATGTACGTGGACCTGGCCTCGTTCGTGATCAACGAGCTGAAGCAGGTCGCCATCGAGGCGACCCTCAAGCAGGTGGAGACCGCGCAGTGGCACCCGATGGCCACCCGCGGCGAATTTCAGATCGGGGCGAACCTCACCGGCCTCGGGGTGGACGAGCCGGACGCGAACTTCAACGAGAACTACGCGTGCGGGTCGCCCCGCAACTACAGCCAGTATTGCAGCGAGGAAGTCATGAAGCTCATCGAGCAGCAGTCGCAGGAGCTGAACCCGCAGAAGCGCATGCAGCTCGTGAGCACGCTGCAGAAGAAGGTGGAGGCCGACGCGGCCCGGCCGGTGCTGGACTGGCGGCTCGACTACTTCACGATGTGGCCGTACGTGAAGGGCCTGGTGCCGCAGGACAACATCTACAACTTCGGGCGCATGGCCGACGTCTGGCGCGACAAGTAG
- a CDS encoding thiosulfate oxidation carrier protein SoxY, translating into MICVTEPEARPLRRPDEAAIVLARVFAGQSLGDGAETLRVHIAHIVEEDTPAALEVEVIWDARLPSRGARLYVIADENRVPLLAQVDLRADVVSRQISLSVRLDASTHLRIVLAFDDGTLLQTVRWVWVLPRDPDVPGPERRPR; encoded by the coding sequence GTGATCTGCGTGACCGAGCCCGAAGCCAGGCCGCTCCGCAGGCCCGACGAAGCCGCGATCGTCCTGGCCCGGGTGTTCGCGGGGCAGAGCCTCGGGGATGGGGCCGAGACGCTTCGCGTGCACATCGCCCATATCGTGGAGGAGGACACTCCGGCCGCGCTCGAGGTCGAGGTGATCTGGGACGCCCGGCTTCCCTCGCGGGGCGCCCGCCTGTACGTCATCGCGGACGAGAACCGCGTGCCGCTCCTCGCGCAGGTCGACCTGCGAGCCGACGTCGTTTCCCGACAGATATCCCTGAGCGTGCGCCTCGATGCCTCGACGCATCTGCGGATCGTCCTGGCCTTCGACGACGGCACGTTGCTGCAAACCGTGCGCTGGGTCTGGGTGTTGCCGCGTGATCCCGACGTGCCTGGACCGGAGAGGAGACCCCGATGA
- a CDS encoding MucR family transcriptional regulator: MVLAAAAGRGLLSSLRADPRQAVQEDSIRCLVCGGSFRQLTNTHLRVHRLNADEYKQRFGYNRGRPLMCAELCRLYTDRAVKNGLASRIRERPILVRPELRRRGGTRTIALEELLTRRDVRRRGRDMLPTL; encoded by the coding sequence ATGGTGCTGGCCGCGGCGGCGGGACGCGGCCTGCTGTCGAGCTTGCGCGCCGATCCCCGCCAGGCGGTGCAGGAGGATTCGATCCGGTGTCTGGTCTGCGGCGGCTCCTTCCGCCAGCTCACCAACACCCACCTCCGGGTCCACCGGCTGAACGCCGACGAGTACAAGCAGCGCTTCGGCTACAACCGCGGCCGGCCGTTGATGTGCGCGGAGCTGTGCCGCCTGTATACGGATCGCGCGGTGAAGAACGGGCTCGCCTCACGCATCCGCGAGCGCCCGATCCTGGTGCGGCCCGAGCTGCGCCGCCGGGGCGGCACGCGCACGATCGCGCTGGAAGAGCTGCTCACGCGCCGCGACGTGCGACGGCGCGGCCGCGACATGTTGCCCACGTTGTAA
- a CDS encoding ABC transporter permease: MKTYIAQRLGVGALTLFGMSIVIFGMLRLAPGDIVDILFATGGYVNPSERAAIEKELGLDRPVTVQYVDWVRQIFSGDLGKSYRYDLPAWEIIRPLIPVTLELAALSLIVSVALGVPLGVISAVRQDTTLDYALRVFSLAGLSMPSFWLGMVIILGLVAWFGWIPPVTYVSPSENLPLHMVQFALPALAVGYRSSALIMRITRSSLLEVMREDYIRTARAKGQSGRVVIWRHALQNAILPVVTVIGIEFAFLIGGLVVTETVFNMPGVARFLVEAILWRDYPIVQNLVMFIAIVVILSNLIVDMLYGFLDPRVRYGH, from the coding sequence GTGAAGACGTACATCGCGCAGCGGCTGGGCGTGGGCGCGCTCACCCTGTTCGGTATGTCGATCGTCATCTTCGGCATGCTGCGGCTGGCCCCGGGTGACATCGTCGACATCCTGTTCGCCACCGGCGGCTACGTGAACCCCTCGGAGCGCGCGGCGATCGAGAAGGAACTGGGCCTCGATCGCCCGGTGACCGTGCAGTACGTGGACTGGGTGCGCCAGATCTTCAGCGGCGACCTGGGCAAGTCCTACCGCTACGACCTTCCCGCGTGGGAGATCATCCGGCCGCTCATCCCGGTCACCCTCGAGCTGGCCGCCCTGTCCCTGATCGTCTCGGTGGCCCTGGGGGTGCCGCTCGGGGTCATCAGCGCGGTCCGCCAGGACACCACGCTCGACTACGCGCTGCGCGTCTTCAGCCTGGCCGGCCTCAGCATGCCGTCGTTCTGGCTCGGCATGGTCATCATCCTGGGGCTGGTCGCGTGGTTCGGCTGGATCCCGCCCGTCACCTACGTGTCCCCGAGCGAGAACCTGCCGCTGCACATGGTGCAGTTCGCCCTGCCCGCGCTGGCGGTGGGCTATCGCTCCTCCGCGCTCATCATGCGCATCACCCGCTCGTCGCTGCTCGAGGTGATGCGCGAGGACTACATCCGCACCGCGCGCGCCAAGGGCCAGTCCGGCCGCGTCGTGATCTGGCGCCACGCGCTGCAGAACGCGATCCTGCCCGTGGTCACCGTGATCGGCATCGAGTTCGCGTTCCTCATCGGCGGCCTCGTGGTCACCGAGACCGTCTTCAACATGCCCGGGGTCGCCCGCTTCCTGGTGGAGGCGATCCTGTGGCGCGACTACCCGATCGTGCAGAACCTGGTCATGTTCATCGCGATCGTGGTGATCCTGTCGAACCTGATCGTGGACATGCTGTACGGCTTCCTCGACCCGCGCGTCCGCTATGGCCACTAG